A single Drechmeria coniospora strain ARSEF 6962 chromosome 03, whole genome shotgun sequence DNA region contains:
- a CDS encoding WD repeat protein has protein sequence MKLSNPGAVPVYTISGAATARPLPDWLARRRKRSLKDDPEYRSRVELLQDFEFEEASNCIRVSDDGEWAMSTGTYKPQIHVHNLPQLSLSFTRHTNALNHSFVILSNDYSKSLHLQTDRRLEFHTPMGLHYEVRIPRYGRDLVYDRHTAEALVPAVGLDADGKGEVFRMNLELGRFMKSYQVDVGGDDENGGGLQGGIGVGSVNVAKIAEDTHNLLAFGTSIGTVEFWDPRSKSRVALLAGHDGEVTALDFAPSGLSLATGSSTGMIQLFDLRRPVPLLKKDHGYGFAVKKLIHMTTSSQEKKVMSADKRIIKIWDELSADPWTSVEPAVDINDVAWCKNTGMLLTANEGKQQHAFFVPQLGPAPRWCAFLDSMVEEMAEEVHTETYDNYKFLTLPELKQLSLAHLVGKSNLLRPYMHGYFVASKLYEQAKLIANPYAWEEERMKRVKEKVEKERVSRIRGNKKVKVNQKLVDKLLKRQENRGQVDTKAGLLGDERFNQLFEDEEFKVDETSREFQLLNPSTVVDPDAAPVPAAVRYQAKDSDDDSSDDEPAPIRKPGDEVVMRVRSSQTDGARVRDTALGTREHRKGRENRQRSDVVGERHVSFVPQSRKKKEEEEEEAPAPPRRNTAGRRSASSNTFRKM, from the coding sequence ATGAAGCTCTCCAACCCCGGCGCGGTCCCCGTCTATACGATTTCGGGGGCTGCCACGGCCCGGCCGTTGCCAGATTGGCTTGCTCGCCGAAGAAAGCGCAGCCTCAAGGACGATCCAGAGTATCGCAGCCGTGTTGAGCTTCTGCAAGATTTTGAGTTCGAGGAGGCCAGCAACTGCATTCGAGTCAGCGATGACGGGGAATGGGCCATGTCCACGGGCACATACAAACCCCAGATCCACGTCCATAACCTGCCCCAGCTGTCGCTCTCATTTACTCGCCATACGAACGCCCTGAACCACTCCTTTGTCATCCTCTCCAACGATTATTCCAAGTCCCTGCACCTGCAGACTGACCGACGACTCGAGTTTCACACGCCCATGGGCCTTCACTACGAGGTGCGAATACCGAGGTACGGCCGGGACCTGGTCTACGATCGCCATACCGCCGAGGCCCTTGTGCCCGCCGttggcctcgatgccgacggcaagggcgagGTCTTTCGGATGAacctcgagctcgggcgCTTCATGAAGTCGTATCAGGTGGacgtgggcggcgacgacgagaacggcggcggcttaCAAGGAGGCATCGGAGTTGGGAGCGTCAACGTCGCCAAGATTGCCGAAGATACCCACAACCTGCTGGCCTTTGGAACTTCGATCGGCACCGTCGAATTTTGGGATCCGCGCTCCAAGTCAAGGGTTGCTCTGCTTGCGGgtcacgacggcgaggtgacGGCTCTGGATTTTGCTCCTTCCGGCTTGTCCTTGGCCACCGGTTCGTCGACCGGCATGATTCAGCTGTTTGATCTGCGACGGCCTGTGCCGTTGCTGAAGAAGGATCACGGTTACGGCTTTGCCGTCAAGAAGCTGATCCAcatgacgacgtcgtcgcaaGAGAAAAAAGTCATGTCGGCTGACAAACGCATCATCAAGATTTGGGACGAGCTCTCAGCAGACCCGTGGACGTCGGTCGagcccgccgtcgacatcaACGACGTTGCGTGGTGCAAAAATACTGGCATGCTCCTTACGGCAAACGAGGGCAAGCAGCAGCATGCCTTCTTCGTGCCACAGCTTGGCCCTGCGCCGAGATGGTGTGCGTTCTTGGACAGCATGGTGGAAgagatggccgaggaggtTCACACCGAGACATACGACAACTACAAGTTCCTGACCTTGCCGGAGCTGAAGCAGCTCAGCCTCGCGCATTTGGTTGGGAAGTCGAACCTCCTTCgcccgtacatgcatggctATTTTGTCGCCTCCAAGCTGTATGAGCAAGCGAAGCTCATCGCCAACCCTTACGCATGGGAAGAAGAGAGGATGAAGCGGGTCAAGGAAAAGGTTGAGAAGGAGCGCGTGAGCAGAATTAGAGGCAACAAGAAGGTCAAGGTCAACCAGAAGCTAGTTGACAAGCTTCTCAAGAGGCAGGAGAACAGAGGCCAAGTCGACACCAAGGCTGGCcttctcggcgacgagcgttTCAACCAGCtcttcgaggacgaggaattcaaggtcgacgagacgagccGCGAGTTCCAGCTGCTCAACCCCAGCACCGTCGTGGACCCTGACGccgcgccggtgccggctgCTGTTCGATATCAGGCCAAGGATTCAGATGATGATTCGAGCGATGACGAGCCTGCTCCTATTCGCAAACCGGGCGATGAAGTCGTCATGCGCGTGCGGTCATCGCAGACCGACGGCGCGCGCGTACGCGACACCGCTCTTGGCACCAGGGAGCATAGGAAGGGCCGCGAAAATAGGCAACGAAGCGATGTTGTTGGAGAGCGACACGTCTCCTTTGTTCCTCagtcgaggaagaagaaggaggaggaggaggaagaggcgcCAGCGCCGCCAAGGAGAAACACGGCCGGTCGGCGGAGTGCTAGCTCCAACACGTTCAGGAAGATGTAG
- a CDS encoding mitochondrial 54S ribosomal protein YmL39 yields MAKKGDDFFSNPFPFSCQCAAWTDVEAPIVAKARLMNVRLISMAMTGFFYTFKRPRTSPMMGMLKYDPIVRKKVLFLETKKRSK; encoded by the exons ATGGCGAAAAAAGGTGATGACTTCTTCTCCAACCCGTTTCCCTTCTCTTGCCAGTGTGCCGCTTGGACTGACGTGGAAGCGCCCATTGTAGCCAAGGCTCGTTTGATGAACGTCCGTCTCATATCCATGGCCATGACCGGCTTCTTCTACACTTTCAAGCGCCCACGAACTTCGCCGATGATGGGAATGCTCAAGTACGATCCGATTG TCCGCAAAAAGGTCCTGTTCCTCGAGACGAAAAAGAGATCCAAGTGA